A genomic segment from Blastococcus sp. PRF04-17 encodes:
- a CDS encoding LLM class flavin-dependent oxidoreductase, with translation MRAGLLLSGRRPAREAVAIAVEAEHLGVEEVWVSEDYCERGAFALAGAVAQATSRVRVGLGVVNPWTRHPVLLAMEFAALDELAEGRAVLGLGASNARWMQEDLGIPFQRPLARLRECVDVLRPLLAGKRVDHDGSAWQVHAQLAFTPARPAPPLILGVKGENAIALAAETGDGVLLSLLAGPSYIGWARQVLGPDADVSSYVAFSCDTDASAARDRIRPLVARFLGVHGEHQITRCAGVDPDLAAAFRAGLLAGAPRVDLVDDALLDAVAVAGDLGDCRAGIRRLASAGLDCVVLSDDVPEAELLAVLEAVTVPTG, from the coding sequence GTGAGGGCCGGGCTCCTCCTGTCCGGACGCCGCCCTGCCCGGGAGGCCGTGGCCATCGCTGTCGAGGCCGAGCACCTGGGTGTCGAGGAGGTGTGGGTCAGCGAGGACTACTGCGAGCGCGGTGCGTTCGCGTTGGCCGGGGCGGTCGCGCAGGCGACGTCGCGGGTGCGCGTCGGCCTCGGCGTGGTGAACCCGTGGACGCGCCACCCGGTGCTGCTCGCGATGGAGTTCGCGGCTCTCGACGAGCTGGCGGAGGGCCGGGCCGTCCTGGGGCTGGGCGCCAGCAACGCCCGGTGGATGCAGGAGGACCTCGGCATCCCCTTCCAGCGGCCCCTGGCCCGGCTGCGCGAGTGCGTCGACGTCCTTCGCCCGTTGCTGGCGGGCAAGCGCGTCGACCACGACGGGTCCGCGTGGCAGGTGCACGCACAACTCGCGTTCACGCCGGCGCGGCCGGCGCCGCCGCTCATCCTGGGTGTGAAGGGGGAGAACGCGATCGCCCTCGCGGCGGAGACCGGTGACGGCGTGCTGCTGTCCCTGCTGGCCGGCCCGTCGTACATCGGCTGGGCGCGGCAGGTGCTCGGGCCCGACGCAGACGTGTCCAGCTACGTCGCGTTCTCCTGTGACACCGACGCCTCGGCCGCACGTGACCGCATCCGGCCGCTGGTCGCGCGATTCCTCGGCGTGCACGGCGAGCACCAGATCACCCGCTGCGCCGGGGTGGACCCCGACCTCGCCGCCGCGTTCCGCGCAGGCCTGCTGGCCGGTGCCCCGCGGGTCGATCTGGTCGACGACGCGCTGTTGGACGCGGTGGCCGTGGCGGGGGACCTGGGCGACTGCCGCGCCGGGATACGGCGGTTGGCCTCCGCCGGGCTCGACTGCGTCGTGCTGAGCGACGACGTCCCCGAGGCCGAACTGCTCGCCGTCCTCGAGGCGGTCACGGTCCCCACCGGGTAG
- a CDS encoding threonine synthase has translation MTFATGRLRCPRDGTVVAPERAFDGCPTCAAAGVSSNVHPEYALPPGTGLPVAEDEPGIFRYRSLLPVGAAAPVSLGEGGTPLVRLPQLSEDCGADVLLKDESRNPTWSWKDRLAAVAVTRARDRGADTVVVATTGNHGAATAAYAAAAGMRCVALTLASVPQTMKTLMQVYGASVVALPEPADRWHLMRTLVAQRGWEPLSGYCDPPIGSNPFGVDGYKTIAYEIAEDLDAVPDVVVVPAAYGDGLAGILRGFEDLVALGVTDRLPRMVAVDPFGAYRAALAAGRPSRVAGRSTLAFSIATTIATEQGLSVVRRSGGTAVGAIADDRLTSEQRRLAAATGLYLENASVAAVVACRELAAERWVRPGETVVVLGTSTGLKDVTATAAALPEVSSILPDVAALDAALDGAPATVAEEGTR, from the coding sequence GTGACGTTCGCGACCGGCCGGCTGCGGTGCCCGCGTGACGGCACCGTCGTGGCGCCGGAGCGCGCCTTCGACGGCTGTCCCACCTGTGCGGCCGCCGGCGTGTCCAGCAACGTGCACCCGGAGTACGCGCTGCCCCCCGGCACCGGGCTGCCCGTGGCCGAGGACGAGCCCGGGATCTTCCGGTACCGCTCGCTGCTGCCCGTCGGGGCGGCCGCCCCGGTGAGCCTCGGCGAAGGCGGCACCCCGCTGGTGCGGTTGCCGCAGCTGAGCGAGGACTGCGGCGCGGATGTGCTGCTCAAGGACGAGTCGCGCAACCCGACGTGGTCGTGGAAGGACCGCCTGGCCGCCGTCGCGGTGACGCGCGCGCGCGACCGCGGCGCGGACACGGTGGTCGTCGCCACCACCGGGAACCACGGCGCGGCCACGGCCGCCTATGCGGCGGCCGCGGGAATGCGCTGCGTCGCCCTCACCCTGGCGAGCGTGCCGCAGACGATGAAGACGCTCATGCAGGTCTACGGCGCGTCGGTCGTGGCGTTGCCGGAGCCCGCGGACCGGTGGCACCTGATGCGCACGCTCGTCGCCCAGCGCGGCTGGGAGCCGCTCTCCGGGTACTGCGACCCACCCATCGGTTCCAATCCGTTCGGCGTGGACGGCTACAAGACGATCGCCTACGAGATCGCCGAGGACCTCGACGCCGTGCCCGACGTGGTGGTCGTGCCGGCGGCGTACGGCGACGGACTCGCCGGCATCCTGCGCGGCTTCGAGGACCTGGTGGCCCTCGGTGTCACCGACCGCCTGCCGCGGATGGTCGCCGTCGATCCGTTCGGGGCCTACCGGGCTGCGCTGGCGGCAGGGCGTCCGAGCCGCGTGGCGGGACGGTCCACCCTGGCGTTCTCCATCGCCACGACCATCGCCACCGAACAGGGGCTCTCGGTCGTGCGGCGCAGCGGCGGAACAGCCGTCGGCGCCATCGCCGACGACCGACTCACCAGCGAGCAGCGCCGGCTGGCGGCGGCCACCGGTCTCTACCTCGAGAACGCCAGCGTCGCGGCGGTCGTCGCCTGCCGCGAACTCGCCGCCGAGCGGTGGGTGCGTCCGGGCGAGACCGTGGTCGTGCTGGGCACCTCCACGGGGCTGAAGGACGTGACGGCGACTGCCGCTGCGCTGCCCGAGGTCTCCTCGATCCTCCCGGACGTCGCGGCCCTCGACGCGGCCCTCGACGGGGCGCCGGCCACCGTGGCGGAGGAGGGGACGCGGTGA
- a CDS encoding M24 family metallopeptidase, which produces MTALTGVPVTRPTALADARLARLRAVMADADADWLVVSGVADVLYASGYRSVSDAVIGRGGLVALVGQDDLWLCGPAADGPAAVAGGLPADRYVGWGRFFFDEPEGPTPGWAHAERYAGLSEAVADALQRSGARGRILAEADLGELAAATLPTASVSGGARRVTGAARSAKLPGEVELLRRSAELAEAGIQAALSELRAGVTERELGARVAATMAAGGGEPRFVVVATGERSALADAPLTGRRVEAGDIVRFDVGCVLDGYWSDVGRTAVLGEPDATLARRYAAVLDGEEQQLRNIAPGLGGAELFEIAVAAVEAGGITPYRRHHCGHGIGLDIYETPGVGPASRDVLREGMTVNVETPYYELGWGGIMVEDTVVVTTEGCEWLTASPRDLRVVEP; this is translated from the coding sequence CCCTCACGGGCGTTCCCGTCACCCGGCCGACTGCGCTCGCGGACGCGCGACTGGCGCGACTCCGCGCCGTGATGGCCGACGCCGACGCCGACTGGCTCGTGGTGTCCGGGGTCGCCGACGTCCTGTACGCCAGCGGCTATCGCAGTGTCTCCGACGCCGTCATCGGTCGCGGTGGGCTGGTGGCGCTGGTGGGCCAGGACGACCTGTGGTTGTGCGGTCCGGCGGCGGACGGGCCGGCCGCGGTCGCCGGTGGGCTGCCCGCGGACCGCTACGTCGGGTGGGGCCGCTTCTTCTTCGACGAACCGGAGGGCCCCACACCCGGCTGGGCGCACGCCGAGCGCTACGCCGGCCTGTCGGAGGCCGTGGCCGACGCGCTGCAGCGGTCGGGGGCGCGGGGGCGGATCCTGGCGGAGGCCGACCTCGGTGAGCTCGCGGCCGCGACCCTTCCCACGGCGTCGGTGTCCGGCGGTGCCAGGAGGGTGACCGGAGCCGCCCGCTCCGCGAAGCTGCCCGGCGAGGTGGAGCTGCTCCGCCGGTCCGCCGAGCTGGCCGAGGCCGGCATCCAAGCCGCTCTCTCCGAACTCCGCGCCGGCGTCACCGAACGCGAGTTGGGCGCCCGGGTCGCGGCGACGATGGCGGCGGGTGGTGGTGAACCCAGGTTCGTCGTGGTGGCCACCGGCGAGCGCAGTGCCCTGGCCGACGCTCCGCTGACCGGACGCAGGGTGGAGGCGGGGGACATCGTCCGCTTCGACGTCGGCTGCGTCCTGGACGGCTACTGGTCCGACGTCGGGCGGACCGCCGTCCTCGGTGAGCCGGACGCGACGCTCGCGCGCCGCTACGCCGCCGTCCTCGACGGCGAGGAGCAGCAGCTCCGGAACATCGCACCCGGGCTGGGAGGTGCCGAGCTCTTCGAGATCGCGGTCGCCGCGGTCGAGGCGGGAGGCATCACGCCCTACCGCCGGCACCACTGCGGCCACGGCATCGGCCTCGACATCTACGAGACCCCCGGCGTGGGTCCGGCGAGCCGGGACGTCCTGCGGGAGGGCATGACCGTGAACGTCGAGACGCCGTACTACGAACTCGGCTGGGGCGGGATCATGGTCGAGGACACCGTCGTCGTCACGACCGAGGGCTGCGAGTGGCTGACCGCGTCCCCGCGCGACCTGCGAGTGGTCGAGCCGTGA